One region of Flavobacterium sp. GSB-24 genomic DNA includes:
- a CDS encoding ankyrin repeat domain-containing protein, protein MKKNLFASFAFAVTLFVSAQQKNTLLEQSFWKTSPDIETVKAEIAKGNNPSEANANAFDVTTLAINNDAPVATIKFLIEQPGNSVMKLTHDNRIYLHWAAYRGNTELVEYLINKGSDVNFEDSHGTTPADFAASNGQSSPAMYDAFFKAGVNPTKKYTNGANLLLLAIASDKDLKAAEYFATKGMSLKDVDNDGNTAFTYAARSGNIPLLKKLLEKGIKPTETALLIAAQGSRRETNTIETYKYLVEEVKIKAAAQNKAGQNVLHILAGKPNQTEIIKYFLGKGVDVNKVDKEGNTPVMAAASARETAALELFLPNAKNINAQNVKGESALTYAVRSGTPEAVSLLLAKGADINVKDKDGNNLGVYLVQSYRPAGKDKDAPKQDPFDAKAKLLQDKGLNLAAAQKDGNTLYHLAITKNDVSLLKKITDLKVDVNVKNKDGLTALHRAAMTSKDDSILKYLVSVGAKKDINTEFDETAYALAKENDLLTKNNISVEFLK, encoded by the coding sequence ATGAAAAAGAATCTTTTCGCTTCTTTTGCATTTGCTGTTACGCTTTTTGTAAGTGCTCAGCAAAAAAATACTCTTTTAGAACAATCTTTTTGGAAAACCTCTCCAGATATCGAAACTGTTAAGGCTGAAATAGCAAAAGGAAATAATCCTTCAGAGGCAAATGCCAATGCTTTTGATGTTACAACGCTGGCAATTAATAATGATGCGCCTGTTGCAACTATTAAATTTTTAATTGAACAGCCAGGAAATTCGGTTATGAAATTAACGCACGATAATCGTATTTATTTGCATTGGGCGGCTTATAGAGGAAATACAGAATTAGTAGAATATCTTATTAATAAAGGTTCTGATGTAAATTTTGAAGACAGCCACGGAACTACTCCTGCAGATTTCGCAGCATCAAACGGGCAGTCGAGTCCTGCGATGTATGATGCATTTTTTAAGGCTGGAGTAAATCCGACAAAAAAATATACAAATGGAGCAAACCTTTTACTTCTGGCAATTGCGTCAGATAAAGATTTAAAAGCTGCAGAATATTTCGCAACTAAAGGAATGTCTCTTAAAGATGTTGATAATGATGGAAATACTGCTTTTACATACGCTGCAAGATCTGGAAATATTCCACTTTTGAAAAAACTTTTAGAAAAAGGAATTAAACCAACAGAAACTGCACTTTTGATTGCTGCACAGGGAAGCAGAAGAGAAACTAATACAATCGAAACGTACAAATATTTGGTTGAAGAAGTAAAAATAAAAGCAGCTGCCCAAAACAAAGCAGGACAAAATGTATTACATATTTTAGCTGGAAAACCCAATCAAACTGAAATTATCAAATACTTTTTAGGAAAAGGTGTTGATGTTAACAAAGTTGATAAAGAAGGAAATACGCCAGTTATGGCTGCTGCATCTGCAAGAGAAACTGCTGCTTTAGAACTTTTTCTTCCTAATGCAAAAAATATCAATGCTCAAAACGTAAAAGGAGAATCTGCTTTGACATATGCCGTAAGATCTGGAACTCCAGAAGCTGTAAGTCTGCTTTTAGCGAAAGGTGCAGATATTAATGTAAAAGACAAAGACGGCAATAATTTAGGAGTTTATTTAGTACAGTCTTATCGTCCTGCGGGAAAAGATAAAGATGCTCCTAAACAAGATCCTTTTGATGCAAAAGCAAAATTACTTCAGGATAAAGGATTAAATTTGGCGGCAGCACAAAAAGACGGAAACACTCTATATCATTTAGCAATCACTAAAAATGATGTTTCTCTCCTTAAAAAAATTACTGATTTAAAAGTAGATGTAAACGTTAAAAACAAAGATGGTTTAACTGCACTGCACAGAGCGGCTATGACTTCTAAAGATGATTCGATTTTAAAATATCTTGTTTCTGTTGGAGCCAAAAAAGACATCAATACAGAATTTGACGAGACAGCTTACGCTTTGGCAAAAGAAAATGATCTGCTTACAAAAAACAATATTTCGGTTGAATTCTTAAAGTAA
- a CDS encoding DUF2271 domain-containing protein yields MKSIFKIALTSAFVFLLSLQSNAQSSKYKCMLQMNNYMGEGAYIVVSLVNGNGEYEKTLYVMGDDKKWYKSLKEWNKFHTQKNDDISAKTGASVTGGDRSVTTIEIENSKINKGYKLRFETAVEDQKYYVSDLEIPLTTEGLAAKTDGKGYIKYVRLSKI; encoded by the coding sequence ATGAAATCTATATTTAAAATTGCTCTTACAAGCGCATTTGTTTTTTTACTTTCTCTTCAATCTAATGCGCAGTCAAGCAAATATAAATGCATGCTGCAGATGAATAATTATATGGGAGAAGGTGCATATATTGTAGTTTCACTCGTTAATGGAAACGGCGAATACGAAAAAACACTTTATGTAATGGGCGATGATAAAAAGTGGTACAAATCATTAAAAGAATGGAACAAATTCCATACTCAAAAAAATGATGATATCAGTGCAAAAACAGGGGCATCTGTTACTGGCGGAGATCGCAGTGTGACAACAATAGAAATTGAAAATTCTAAAATTAACAAAGGCTACAAACTACGTTTTGAAACAGCTGTTGAAGATCAAAAGTATTATGTAAGCGATCTTGAAATTCCGCTTACAACAGAAGGTTTGGCTGCTAAAACAGATGGGAAAGGCTATATTAAATACGTAAGGTTAAGCAAAATTTAA
- a CDS encoding PepSY domain-containing protein, with protein MTLSFWRYAHLALALFSSIFLFLATVTGIILAVDAVQEKTLPYKTENFNEITLGETLPILKKAYPEITELSVDYNQFVTLQAIDQDGNDVNAYVDPKTGKALGTPVKKSEFIQWVTSFHRSLFLHEAGRFFVGIISFCLLLISLSGFVLVLKRQRGIRNFFSKVIKEYFAQYYHVVLGRLALIPILIIALTGTYLSLERFNFFMGEEKAKPVKSELSEKDKTTSIFKTTLLSDVKKIEFPFTDDPEEYYIIELKDREIEVNQVSGAVISEKLSPVTKQFAALSLDLHTGRINGVWAVILAIACINILFFIYSGFAITLKRRSSRIKNKFTSQESTFILLVGSENGSSFRFANAILKQLTDQGYKAFITELNRFSVYPKAEHIIVFTSTHGLGDAPSNAKKFKAVLEKQNQDQKINFSVVGFGSKAYPDFCQFAIEIDQLLAAQNWAERYLSLQTVNDKSAVEFVNWIKLWSAKTGIPLATTPSLYNHVPKGLQKLMVLDKTPISDTEHTFILTLRANSRAKFVSGDLLAIYPANDSRKRLYSIGNHSGNIQLVVKLHENGLGSGFLNNLEPGNTIKARILKNPTFHLPKKAPKVALISNGTGIAPFLGMIEQNKAKKEIHLYSGFRMVTPTLLAYKKFAKVMIQKQHLDRFHVALSREGANIYVMDLIQKDASFFMNLLKEGGVIMICGSLAMQKDVEAVLNGLCLENGIKSLSEYKENGQLLTDCY; from the coding sequence ATGACTCTTTCTTTCTGGCGTTACGCACACTTGGCCCTGGCCTTATTTTCTTCTATTTTTTTGTTTTTAGCCACGGTAACCGGAATTATTCTGGCGGTCGATGCAGTGCAGGAAAAAACTCTTCCGTACAAAACTGAAAATTTTAATGAAATAACTTTAGGAGAAACTCTTCCTATTCTAAAAAAGGCTTACCCAGAAATTACAGAATTAAGTGTTGATTACAATCAGTTTGTAACGCTTCAGGCAATTGATCAAGACGGAAATGATGTTAATGCTTATGTTGATCCCAAAACGGGAAAAGCTTTAGGAACTCCTGTAAAAAAAAGCGAATTTATTCAATGGGTTACAAGTTTTCATCGCTCGTTGTTTCTTCATGAAGCAGGACGTTTTTTTGTCGGCATAATTTCTTTTTGTTTATTACTAATTTCGCTTTCGGGTTTTGTATTGGTATTAAAGAGACAACGCGGTATTCGAAATTTCTTCTCCAAAGTAATCAAGGAATATTTCGCCCAGTATTATCATGTTGTTTTGGGGCGATTGGCTTTAATTCCAATTCTAATTATTGCATTAACAGGAACCTATTTATCGTTGGAACGATTTAACTTTTTTATGGGTGAAGAAAAAGCGAAACCTGTAAAATCTGAACTTTCAGAAAAAGACAAAACGACTTCTATATTTAAAACTACTTTACTTTCTGATGTAAAAAAAATTGAGTTTCCTTTTACAGATGATCCTGAAGAATATTATATCATTGAATTAAAAGATCGCGAGATCGAAGTTAATCAGGTTTCTGGTGCTGTTATTTCAGAAAAACTTTCGCCGGTAACCAAACAATTTGCTGCTTTGAGCCTTGATCTTCATACAGGTAGAATTAACGGAGTCTGGGCTGTAATCTTAGCAATAGCTTGCATCAATATTTTATTCTTTATTTATTCTGGTTTTGCGATTACTTTAAAAAGAAGATCAAGCCGAATTAAAAACAAATTCACATCTCAAGAAAGTACTTTTATTCTCTTAGTTGGCTCTGAAAACGGAAGTTCTTTTAGATTTGCTAATGCTATTCTGAAACAATTAACCGATCAAGGCTACAAGGCTTTTATTACCGAACTGAATCGTTTTTCGGTATATCCAAAGGCAGAACATATAATTGTCTTTACTTCTACTCATGGTTTAGGTGATGCGCCTTCTAACGCAAAAAAATTCAAAGCTGTATTAGAAAAGCAAAATCAGGATCAGAAAATTAATTTTTCTGTCGTTGGTTTTGGCTCTAAAGCGTACCCAGATTTCTGTCAGTTTGCGATTGAGATCGATCAGCTTTTAGCGGCTCAAAACTGGGCAGAACGTTATTTAAGTTTACAAACCGTTAACGACAAATCGGCTGTTGAATTTGTAAACTGGATAAAATTATGGAGTGCTAAAACGGGAATTCCTTTGGCGACAACTCCTTCATTATACAATCACGTACCGAAAGGACTGCAGAAATTAATGGTTTTAGATAAGACGCCGATTTCTGATACCGAACATACTTTTATACTAACATTACGCGCTAATTCTAGGGCTAAATTTGTTTCTGGTGATTTACTGGCAATTTATCCTGCTAATGATTCTAGAAAACGCCTCTACTCTATTGGAAATCATTCTGGAAACATACAATTGGTTGTAAAACTGCATGAAAACGGATTGGGTTCTGGCTTTTTAAATAATTTGGAACCTGGAAATACGATAAAAGCTAGAATTCTTAAAAACCCTACTTTTCACCTTCCAAAGAAAGCACCAAAAGTGGCTCTCATCTCTAACGGAACTGGAATTGCTCCTTTCCTGGGAATGATTGAACAGAATAAAGCTAAGAAGGAAATACATTTGTACAGCGGTTTTAGAATGGTAACTCCAACGCTTTTGGCTTATAAAAAGTTTGCAAAAGTGATGATTCAAAAACAACATCTGGATCGCTTTCACGTAGCATTATCTCGTGAAGGAGCAAATATTTATGTTATGGATTTGATTCAAAAAGATGCTTCTTTTTTTATGAATTTATTAAAAGAAGGCGGTGTAATCATGATCTGTGGTTCGCTTGCCATGCAGAAAGATGTTGAAGCTGTTTTGAATGGATTGTGTCTGGAAAATGGAATTAAAAGTCTTTCTGAATACAAAGAAAATGGTCAATTATTAACGGATTGCTATTAG
- a CDS encoding FAD:protein FMN transferase: MQKSIINKLLILFVTVQCFTGYSQVLRKRATLLMGGRFDISIVDKDSLSAEQNIDIVIAEITRIENLISDWKADSQISAVNQNAGIQPIKVDREVFELAQRAVKLSEITNGGFDVSFAAMDRIWKFDGSMMEMPSAEAIKKSVEKVGYKNIILDSTESTIFLKLKGMKIGFGALGEGYATDKCRAMMIEKGIKAGIINGSGDMSTWGKQPNGKDWKIGITNPFKPEKILAVVPLKEGAVTTSGSYEKFVVFNGKRYSHIINPATGYPAIGLCSVTVFGPNAETANGLSTSMMVLGLKEGLLLLQKFPEYSCVIITDKGKVVKSKNFSYKL; encoded by the coding sequence ATGCAAAAATCAATTATAAATAAACTTTTAATTCTTTTCGTAACGGTTCAATGCTTTACAGGCTATTCGCAAGTATTACGAAAAAGAGCAACGCTCTTAATGGGCGGCCGTTTTGATATTAGTATTGTCGATAAAGACTCGCTTTCAGCTGAACAAAATATCGATATTGTGATTGCTGAAATTACTAGAATAGAAAACCTAATTTCGGACTGGAAAGCCGATTCTCAAATTTCTGCAGTGAATCAGAATGCGGGAATTCAACCTATAAAAGTAGATCGAGAAGTTTTTGAACTTGCCCAAAGAGCTGTTAAACTTTCTGAAATAACAAATGGCGGATTTGACGTCAGCTTTGCTGCAATGGACAGAATCTGGAAATTTGACGGTTCGATGATGGAAATGCCTTCGGCGGAAGCCATAAAAAAATCGGTTGAAAAAGTGGGTTACAAGAATATTATTTTGGACAGCACAGAATCGACTATTTTTTTGAAATTAAAAGGCATGAAAATCGGATTTGGTGCTCTCGGCGAAGGTTACGCCACTGATAAATGCCGTGCCATGATGATTGAAAAAGGCATTAAAGCCGGAATTATCAATGGTTCTGGCGATATGAGCACCTGGGGAAAACAACCCAACGGAAAGGACTGGAAAATCGGTATTACGAATCCGTTTAAACCTGAAAAAATTTTAGCTGTTGTTCCTTTAAAAGAAGGCGCTGTCACTACTTCTGGCAGTTATGAAAAGTTTGTTGTTTTTAATGGAAAACGCTACTCCCATATTATAAATCCTGCAACTGGGTATCCCGCAATTGGTTTGTGCAGTGTAACTGTCTTTGGTCCAAACGCCGAAACGGCAAACGGATTAAGTACTTCAATGATGGTTTTAGGTCTAAAAGAAGGCTTACTGCTGCTCCAAAAATTCCCAGAATACAGCTGCGTAATAATTACTGATAAAGGAAAAGTGGTTAAGTCTAAAAATTTCTCTTATAAATTGTAA